From one Solanum lycopersicum chromosome 12, SLM_r2.1 genomic stretch:
- the LOC101251654 gene encoding uncharacterized protein gives MMEKFLPVGRFDDFCCSGDSVLLLSGPPSSGKTSLVFQFAINSATASAGNVVFICNRRKLESKPPYLAQGIDPSSDVINRIQMKYVDDEEGIKKYFAAFHMHDPAPVSVIIDDFADFFDQGNCQERYNNTRGRDLAMVRVLALCRNAILCANEKGPCQLLLSDTHNGDSPRLLYLYKRWVSSIYVIKGDGFGSYLIRSLGVAKSAATKLAKYSIALQYLVYEGIAEDGEQSDE, from the exons ATGATGGAGAAATTCTTACCGGTTGGACGATTTGATGATTTTTGCTGCAGTGGTGACTCAGTTCTCCTCCTTTCTGGCCCTCCCTCGTC AGGGAAGACCTCTTTAGTTTTCCAATTCGCAATTAACTCTGCAACTGCTAGCGCCGGTAATGTTGTCTTCATTTGCAACCGTCGGAAGTTGGAGAGTAAACCCCCTTATTTAGCTCAG GGAATTGATCCGTCTTCTGATGTTATTAACCGTATTCAGATGAA GTATGTAGATGACGAAGAAGGAATTAAGAAATACTTTGCTGCATTCCATATGCATGATCCTGCTCCAGTTTCAgtaattattgatgattttgctgatttttttgATCAAGG AAACTGTCAAGAGAGATACAATAATACTCGAGGAAGGGATTTGGCGATGGTTCGGGTATTAGCCTTATGTCGTAATGCTATTTTGTGTGCTAA TGAAAAGGGGCCATGTCAGCTTCTACTCTCCGATACTCATAATGGTGACTCCCCAAGGTTGTTATACCTTTACAAGAGATGGGTCTCCTCTATCTACGTAATCAAAG GGGATGGCTTCGGATCATATCTTATTAGGAGTTTGGGTGTTGCTAAATCTGCGGCAACTAAACTTGCAAAATACTCCATAGCTCTTCAGTATTTGGTTTATGAAGGTATTGCAGAAGATGGAGAGCAGTCAGATGAATGA